A genome region from Cystobacter fuscus DSM 2262 includes the following:
- a CDS encoding deoxyribodipyrimidine photo-lyase, translating to MANTRIEAGRIQRLNTRESSEGDYVLYWMQQSARAEHNPALEFAIQRANEAKLPLLVGFGLMDDYPEANARHYRFLLEGLRDTARALARRRIPFVVQRGSPEVVALKLARRAALVVADRGYLRHQKQWRRTLADKAACPVFQVEGDVVVPVDIASNKAEWAARTLRPKLHRAWDAYLVPLAPTPLRTDSTRLEVKGLDLEDVDALLGKLKVDRGVPPVHHCFRGGTSEALRLLRAFVTDHLPEYKESRPHPESGHVSHMSKYLHFGQVSPVVVALAARAAKAADPQRESFLEELIVRRELTQNFCEFTPHYDTYDCLPKWARETLHQHRGDERQHQYSLAQLERARTHDPYWNASMREMRYTGYMHNAMRMYWGKKILEWSSTPEHAYRTLLTLNNTYFLDGRDANSYANAGWVFGLHDRPWARREIFGTVRYMSAGGLERKADMDAYIRKVDALVAEAKAAGVRFDGD from the coding sequence ATGGCGAACACACGCATCGAGGCCGGCCGCATCCAACGGCTCAACACCCGGGAGTCCAGCGAGGGCGACTACGTCCTCTATTGGATGCAGCAGAGCGCGCGGGCCGAGCACAACCCGGCGCTGGAGTTCGCCATCCAGCGCGCCAACGAGGCGAAGCTGCCGCTGCTCGTGGGCTTCGGCCTCATGGATGACTACCCCGAGGCCAACGCGCGCCACTACCGCTTCCTGCTGGAGGGGTTGCGCGACACGGCGCGTGCGCTCGCGCGCCGGAGGATTCCCTTCGTCGTCCAGCGGGGCAGTCCGGAGGTGGTGGCGCTCAAGCTCGCGCGGCGCGCGGCGCTCGTGGTGGCGGACCGGGGCTACCTGCGTCACCAGAAGCAGTGGCGCCGCACGCTGGCGGACAAGGCGGCCTGTCCGGTGTTCCAGGTGGAGGGCGACGTGGTGGTGCCCGTGGACATCGCCTCCAACAAGGCCGAGTGGGCCGCGCGCACCCTGCGGCCGAAGCTCCACCGGGCGTGGGACGCCTACCTGGTGCCGCTCGCGCCCACGCCGCTCCGGACGGACTCGACGCGCCTGGAGGTGAAGGGACTGGACCTGGAGGACGTGGATGCGCTGCTCGGCAAGCTGAAGGTGGATCGCGGCGTGCCTCCCGTCCACCACTGCTTCCGGGGCGGCACGAGCGAGGCGCTCCGCCTGCTGCGCGCGTTCGTCACCGACCACCTGCCCGAGTACAAGGAGAGCCGGCCGCATCCGGAGAGCGGGCACGTGTCGCACATGAGCAAGTATCTGCACTTCGGGCAGGTGAGCCCGGTGGTGGTGGCGCTCGCGGCGCGCGCGGCGAAGGCGGCGGACCCTCAGCGCGAGAGCTTCCTGGAGGAGCTCATCGTCCGGCGCGAGCTGACGCAGAACTTCTGCGAGTTCACGCCTCATTACGACACCTACGACTGCCTGCCCAAGTGGGCGCGCGAGACGTTGCACCAGCACCGCGGCGACGAGCGGCAGCACCAGTACAGCCTGGCGCAGCTCGAGCGGGCGCGGACGCATGACCCGTACTGGAACGCCTCCATGCGGGAGATGCGTTACACGGGCTACATGCACAACGCGATGCGCATGTACTGGGGGAAGAAGATCCTCGAGTGGAGCAGCACCCCGGAGCACGCGTACCGCACGCTGCTCACGCTCAACAACACCTACTTCCTGGATGGGCGGGACGCGAACTCCTACGCCAACGCGGGCTGGGTGTTCGGCCTGCATGACCGGCCCTGGGCCCGGCGGGAGATCTTCGGCACCGTGCGCTACATGTCCGCGGGGGGACTGGAGCGCAAGGCGGACATGGACGCGTATATCCGCAAGGTGGACGCCCTCGTGGCCGAGGCGAAGGCGGCCGGAGTCCGCTTCGACGGGGACTGA
- a CDS encoding SGNH/GDSL hydrolase family protein: MGGYGRTRWAVWTWALLMVGCGPSDGPAVEPPIAGEEPPALEAPTPPQEQPLPDVIVVAPVRPDDEQASDPRPAPPMFQPGFHQALRWSYGTSQMTSGTLTVRLRVPVGRPGQRVRLTFRSGDGSLTLSKATVAKAGANGALASSPVAVTFAGSAGFSVGARALAVSDPIPFTVGFRDELAISFEVKGALGASAIETLPGSYLRSGSYASTAGALGGTASGVGLGLATVDVEGPPSRAFVAIGDSITEGYISERDDTRKAWPSLAEAQLGVPVVNSGVSGQGFYEELEHLDQEVLSLQGITDCIVLLGTNDLSSLDMGGLQKRMETLVTRLQPRCRTWVSTLLPKEKSNHGDYEVVKRDRLAFNAWLRTTYGTSLIDLEAVTRQPGNVHLFLDGLEVDGIHPSAKGHQVMAAEVTRVLRAAGVQAAEGVQVQAPTEDASSDAPPSPSAP; the protein is encoded by the coding sequence ATGGGCGGATATGGACGAACGCGGTGGGCGGTGTGGACGTGGGCGCTCCTGATGGTGGGATGCGGGCCGTCGGACGGCCCCGCCGTGGAGCCCCCCATCGCCGGAGAGGAGCCGCCCGCGCTGGAGGCGCCCACGCCGCCCCAGGAGCAGCCCCTGCCAGATGTCATCGTCGTGGCCCCGGTGCGGCCCGATGACGAGCAGGCGAGCGATCCCCGCCCCGCCCCGCCGATGTTCCAGCCTGGCTTCCATCAGGCGCTGCGCTGGTCCTACGGCACGTCCCAGATGACCAGTGGCACCCTCACGGTGCGTCTGCGCGTGCCGGTGGGGCGCCCGGGCCAACGCGTGCGGCTCACCTTCCGCTCGGGAGACGGCTCGCTGACGCTGAGCAAGGCCACGGTCGCCAAGGCGGGAGCCAATGGCGCGCTGGCCTCGAGCCCGGTGGCGGTGACGTTCGCGGGTTCCGCGGGCTTCTCCGTGGGCGCCCGCGCGCTCGCGGTGTCCGATCCCATCCCCTTCACCGTGGGCTTCCGCGACGAGCTCGCCATCTCCTTCGAGGTGAAGGGCGCCCTGGGCGCCAGCGCCATCGAGACGCTGCCCGGCAGCTACCTCCGGTCGGGCTCCTACGCGAGCACCGCCGGCGCCCTGGGCGGCACGGCGTCGGGAGTCGGCCTGGGGCTGGCCACCGTGGACGTGGAAGGCCCGCCCTCCCGCGCCTTCGTCGCGATCGGCGACAGCATCACCGAGGGCTACATCTCCGAGCGGGACGACACGCGCAAGGCCTGGCCCTCGCTCGCCGAGGCCCAGCTCGGCGTCCCCGTCGTCAACTCGGGCGTCTCCGGCCAGGGCTTCTACGAGGAGCTCGAGCATCTGGATCAGGAGGTGCTCTCGCTCCAGGGCATCACCGACTGCATCGTGCTGCTGGGCACCAACGACTTGAGCTCACTGGACATGGGGGGGTTGCAGAAGCGCATGGAGACGCTCGTCACGCGCCTCCAGCCACGGTGCCGCACGTGGGTGAGCACCCTGCTGCCCAAGGAGAAGAGCAACCACGGCGACTACGAGGTGGTGAAGCGGGATCGGCTCGCCTTCAACGCCTGGCTGCGCACCACCTACGGCACCTCGCTCATCGACCTCGAGGCGGTGACGCGCCAGCCCGGCAACGTGCACCTCTTCCTCGATGGGTTGGAGGTGGATGGCATCCACCCGAGCGCCAAGGGCCACCAGGTCATGGCCGCCGAGGTGACGCGCGTGCTGCGCGCGGCGGGCGTGCAGGCCGCGGAGGGGGTGCAGGTGCAAGCGCCCACCGAGGATGCCTCGAGCGACGCTCCGCCCTCGCCTTCCGCCCCCTGA
- a CDS encoding response regulator, translated as MSTILLVDDETELLDLYTEILELMDHRVLRARDGREALHLAQQRHPDLVVTDWQMPRMTGVELCQHLIQDEELRDIPIIMHSAATDPHAPGVTAFLSKCAELSQFEEVVNQALIDSGAEAQGPPHGPSPGELSRASRETLWQRDEVCSLMQ; from the coding sequence ATGAGCACCATTTTGCTAGTGGATGACGAGACCGAACTGCTCGATCTCTATACGGAGATCCTGGAGCTGATGGACCATCGGGTCCTACGCGCCCGGGATGGACGCGAGGCGCTGCACCTCGCCCAGCAACGGCATCCGGATCTGGTGGTGACCGACTGGCAGATGCCGCGCATGACGGGAGTGGAGTTGTGCCAGCACCTCATCCAGGACGAGGAGCTGCGCGACATTCCCATCATCATGCACAGCGCCGCGACGGACCCGCACGCCCCCGGGGTCACCGCCTTCCTCTCCAAATGCGCGGAGCTGAGCCAGTTCGAGGAAGTGGTCAACCAGGCCCTCATCGACTCCGGCGCCGAGGCCCAGGGCCCTCCCCATGGCCCCAGTCCGGGCGAGCTGTCCCGCGCCTCCCGAGAGACCCTCTGGCAGCGTGATGAGGTGTGCTCGCTCATGCAGTGA
- a CDS encoding DUF4476 domain-containing protein: MKALFAALALLTAFTASAQTPPPSGEATGLAPPGASASARSGDAESWRGGGRSTQVVVEREDLERRLARLESLLKESERGRRGDGRLNEAYQELSALRQVVARAPEARGGYNGPPSRPPAPPSPAVSAIPEQRLRDILNAVSRESFSSEKLRVLETASRGDYFLVSQVARAVDQFSFSADRLSVVRMLWPRVLDRQNGYQLNGSFSFSGDKQELQRIISG; the protein is encoded by the coding sequence ATGAAAGCCCTGTTCGCCGCCCTGGCCCTGCTCACCGCGTTCACCGCCTCCGCCCAGACCCCTCCGCCCTCGGGTGAGGCCACGGGTCTGGCGCCTCCGGGTGCGTCCGCGAGTGCGCGCTCCGGTGACGCCGAGTCCTGGCGCGGCGGGGGCAGGAGTACTCAGGTGGTGGTCGAGCGCGAGGACCTGGAGCGGCGCCTGGCCCGTCTGGAGTCGCTGCTGAAGGAGTCCGAGCGCGGCCGGCGCGGCGATGGCCGCCTGAACGAGGCGTACCAGGAGCTCTCCGCCCTGCGCCAGGTGGTGGCCCGCGCGCCCGAGGCGCGTGGCGGCTACAACGGCCCGCCGTCGCGTCCGCCCGCGCCGCCCTCGCCCGCGGTCTCCGCCATCCCGGAGCAGCGGCTGCGCGACATCCTCAACGCCGTGTCGCGCGAGTCCTTCTCCTCGGAGAAGCTGCGTGTCCTCGAGACGGCCAGCCGCGGGGACTACTTCCTCGTGAGCCAGGTGGCGCGGGCGGTCGACCAGTTCTCCTTCTCCGCGGACCGGCTGTCCGTGGTGCGCATGTTGTGGCCGCGCGTGCTGGATCGTCAGAACGGCTACCAGCTCAACGGCTCGTTCTCGTTCTCCGGCGACAAGCAGGAACTGCAGCGCATCATCTCCGGCTGA
- a CDS encoding alpha/beta hydrolase family protein — translation MRLPLPFRRVTLLALLGAMLLSVPLSLHPLLRGLSLVARASGRDEGLAGQLARWDTQSFTVEDTPVPSRHGPLRARVFRPARPEGRTVLLIPGVHAEGIDEPRLGALAGQLATGGLTVLTLELPDLLRYQLTPREPDMIEDAALWASARPELAPDGRVGLMGISFSGGLSLVAAGRPALADKVAFTFSLGGHGDLTRVLAFLCTGVQADGVHRAPHDYGVVILLLNVAGQLVPAEQVEPLRAGILTFLRASHLAMHDARRAAETFAEARRQQAALPEPAATLLRHVNERNVAALGPLLLPHVKDFASARALSPEHSPAPPTPVFLLHGTDDTVIPAVESERLARVLEPRTRVRLLLTPLITHAEMDRVAGAPDVWRLADFWAALLDA, via the coding sequence ATGCGCTTGCCCTTGCCCTTCCGCCGCGTGACGCTCCTGGCCCTGCTGGGAGCGATGCTGCTCTCGGTCCCGCTCTCTCTTCATCCCCTGCTCCGGGGGTTGTCGCTCGTGGCCCGCGCCTCCGGTCGGGACGAGGGCCTGGCCGGGCAGCTGGCGCGGTGGGACACCCAGTCCTTCACCGTGGAGGACACCCCGGTGCCCTCGCGCCATGGGCCCCTGCGCGCCCGCGTCTTCCGCCCCGCGCGGCCCGAGGGCCGCACCGTCCTGCTCATTCCCGGGGTGCACGCGGAGGGCATCGACGAGCCCCGTCTGGGCGCGCTCGCGGGGCAGCTCGCCACCGGGGGGCTCACCGTCCTCACGCTCGAGCTGCCGGACCTGCTGCGCTACCAGCTCACCCCGCGCGAGCCGGACATGATCGAGGACGCCGCGCTCTGGGCCTCCGCGCGGCCGGAGCTCGCGCCCGACGGACGGGTGGGCCTCATGGGCATCAGCTTCTCGGGAGGGCTGTCGCTCGTGGCCGCGGGGAGGCCGGCGCTCGCGGACAAGGTGGCCTTCACCTTCTCGCTCGGGGGACATGGCGACCTCACGCGCGTGCTCGCCTTCCTGTGCACGGGGGTCCAGGCGGATGGCGTGCACCGCGCGCCGCATGACTATGGCGTCGTCATCCTCCTGCTCAACGTGGCCGGACAGCTCGTGCCCGCGGAGCAGGTGGAGCCGCTGCGCGCGGGCATCCTCACCTTCCTGCGCGCCTCGCACCTGGCCATGCACGACGCGCGGCGGGCGGCGGAGACCTTCGCCGAGGCCCGCCGCCAGCAAGCGGCGCTGCCCGAGCCCGCCGCCACCCTGCTGCGGCACGTGAACGAGCGCAACGTCGCCGCGCTCGGGCCCCTGCTGTTGCCGCACGTGAAGGACTTCGCCAGCGCCCGGGCCCTGTCTCCCGAGCACTCGCCCGCGCCCCCCACGCCCGTCTTCCTGCTGCATGGCACGGATGACACCGTCATCCCCGCCGTCGAGTCCGAGCGCCTCGCGCGGGTGCTGGAGCCCCGGACGCGGGTGCGCCTGTTGCTCACGCCCCTCATCACCCACGCCGAGATGGATCGGGTGGCGGGCGCCCCGGACGTCTGGCGGCTCGCGGACTTCTGGGCGGCCCTGCTCGACGCGTAG
- a CDS encoding cold-shock protein, translated as MATGTVKWFNDSKGFGFIAQDGGEDVFCHHTAIQSDGFRTLAEGQRVEFDVKRGPKGLQAENVRVTG; from the coding sequence ATGGCAACTGGCACCGTGAAGTGGTTCAACGATTCGAAGGGCTTCGGTTTCATCGCGCAGGATGGTGGCGAGGATGTGTTCTGCCACCACACCGCCATTCAGTCGGACGGCTTCCGCACCCTGGCCGAGGGCCAGCGGGTGGAGTTCGACGTGAAGCGCGGCCCCAAGGGCCTGCAGGCCGAGAACGTGCGCGTTACCGGCTGA
- a CDS encoding AHH domain-containing protein has product MKLCGIVALLLLASGCATTRVVNLDTGQGTPIVYQPVDTDPIELDEAGFKRAVAQLVLDMNLNVMKEESEQDTRLSLLASARGVADCAQGCTMAWSYARMGQQRSDPRWSLNPLARGLALEPSEPRMMALSFAFDTVWEGVEDAIKDLSNPAALRAMVVSMVGTALVMLVAPEPITKLVAIALTASLIAYLGTGPVWNLGQGFLRLMEESRNARTIPELEVVGHRFGKVLGDNGARVLVIAALAVLGGQNATAAQGSKLPGAAQATLRAQVEGGFKLSAAWAGEVQSIALPSAGVLNVALAPTAVAAVAMGPGNTIQGDPEGDIHHICTNKNEISETSGGPWTPLFQQVFDRARMSLDDVANKVRIQGHKGPHPAEYHKEVLRRIDQATLGCRGPAQCRAALVEELVKIARDLTTEGTRLRKLITKSLKG; this is encoded by the coding sequence ATGAAGCTCTGCGGAATCGTCGCGCTGCTGCTGCTCGCGTCAGGATGTGCAACGACACGAGTCGTGAACCTGGACACGGGACAGGGGACGCCGATCGTCTACCAACCTGTTGATACCGACCCGATCGAGCTTGATGAAGCAGGGTTCAAGAGAGCTGTCGCGCAGCTCGTGCTCGACATGAACCTGAACGTCATGAAGGAGGAGTCCGAACAGGACACCCGGCTCTCGCTCCTTGCTTCGGCTCGAGGGGTGGCTGACTGCGCTCAGGGGTGCACGATGGCCTGGTCGTATGCGCGGATGGGCCAGCAGCGGAGTGACCCCAGATGGAGCCTGAATCCGCTCGCGAGAGGTTTGGCGCTGGAGCCATCGGAGCCGCGCATGATGGCGCTCTCCTTCGCATTCGATACGGTATGGGAAGGCGTCGAGGACGCGATAAAGGACTTGTCGAACCCGGCCGCCCTGCGCGCAATGGTTGTATCCATGGTTGGGACCGCACTTGTGATGTTGGTTGCACCCGAACCCATCACCAAGCTCGTTGCGATTGCGTTGACGGCATCATTGATCGCGTATCTCGGCACCGGCCCCGTGTGGAACCTCGGGCAGGGATTCCTGCGACTCATGGAGGAATCAAGAAACGCCCGTACCATTCCTGAGTTGGAGGTGGTTGGGCACCGTTTCGGGAAGGTGCTCGGGGACAACGGAGCTCGCGTCCTGGTCATCGCCGCCTTGGCCGTTCTCGGTGGCCAGAACGCGACAGCCGCGCAAGGTTCCAAGCTGCCGGGTGCTGCACAGGCCACGCTGAGGGCCCAGGTCGAAGGCGGATTCAAGCTATCCGCGGCGTGGGCAGGCGAGGTGCAATCGATCGCCCTCCCTTCGGCGGGCGTGCTGAACGTCGCGCTTGCTCCTACTGCCGTTGCAGCGGTTGCCATGGGCCCTGGAAACACCATACAGGGAGACCCCGAAGGCGATATCCACCACATCTGCACGAACAAGAACGAAATTTCTGAAACCTCCGGTGGCCCCTGGACACCTCTCTTTCAGCAAGTATTCGACCGGGCCAGGATGAGCCTCGACGACGTCGCGAACAAAGTGCGTATCCAAGGGCACAAGGGACCGCACCCGGCCGAATACCATAAAGAAGTGCTCAGACGTATCGATCAAGCCACGCTGGGATGCCGAGGCCCCGCGCAGTGCCGAGCCGCGTTGGTTGAAGAGTTGGTAAAGATTGCGCGAGACCTCACAACAGAGGGGACCAGGCTGCGTAAGCTCATCACGAAAAGTTTAAAGGGGTGA
- a CDS encoding imm11 family protein encodes MERRFFDLNIDVYVPGRWYLTDPTHLSGDEIDDIWRFSNGRPVELHERLRIPIYHPGKPLDFTTAGAGRTPILSERAASVFRALAPSDTQLFPVEVEGETEPYYLLNVARQIRCIDDAACEEVQFYTAEGVQAHRAGEYRSVSGLRIDKSKVGEARVFRLWGWHPPIIVDGEVKEALERTGIVGGRFDEA; translated from the coding sequence ATGGAACGGCGCTTCTTTGATCTGAACATCGACGTCTACGTGCCAGGGCGTTGGTATCTCACGGATCCGACCCACCTCTCTGGAGACGAGATCGACGACATCTGGCGGTTTTCCAATGGCCGGCCAGTAGAGCTTCACGAGCGGCTGCGCATTCCAATCTACCATCCTGGGAAGCCGCTGGACTTCACTACCGCGGGAGCAGGGCGAACTCCGATTCTCAGCGAGAGGGCCGCATCCGTGTTCCGTGCGCTGGCACCGAGCGACACCCAGCTCTTCCCAGTCGAGGTCGAGGGAGAGACCGAGCCCTATTATCTGCTCAACGTGGCCAGGCAGATTCGTTGCATCGACGACGCGGCTTGTGAAGAAGTCCAGTTCTACACTGCGGAGGGTGTGCAGGCGCATCGGGCCGGTGAATACCGCTCCGTTTCCGGCCTACGTATCGACAAGTCGAAGGTGGGCGAGGCTCGCGTGTTCCGTCTCTGGGGCTGGCACCCGCCGATCATCGTCGATGGAGAGGTCAAGGAAGCGCTGGAGCGAACCGGCATCGTGGGTGGGCGGTTCGACGAGGCCTGA
- a CDS encoding serine hydrolase domain-containing protein has protein sequence MKKTLLTALLLLSVPAQAAPRAAPRVARASVSAESATESILPPAPPFSEDIQRALDELVRAELARGPHAGLSVGVLHAGKRWTRGYGWRDLAHRLPATPRTTYRMASITKSFTAVAVLQLAQQGKLGLDAEIQSLVPAFPPKEWPVTVRELLGHLGGVPNYDGPESSNNVRHLDTAGALALFVQKPLVAEPGTKFVYTTWGYNLLGAAVETASGQGYGDYLREHVFEPAGMRHAALDDYRTRDRQHAVGYRLEKRQLLPSQYLDVSSRFAGGGTRASVEDLLAFGQAMLQHKLVTADTARLMQTSMSTREGQLTDYGMGFAAYPLRGHYTVTHAGGQPETSTLLVLLPAEDVVLALATNLENDAKRLRRVSSRILETLLEDGQVRREASLEDPVDAVVHEGLARLFTYGLAYHQWATRGPGVLPEPGDLSAAFTQVSTLLDRARISENPQEAMARVREGHHPLADSLLIRVGAHMARTLEQVEGAQALLDQPRRGPLAFFNAYVAACERVNCPAPLRFGESLREDARRYEQDWRRSQVSELLHVRLDEVARPETLWPTLEAATAGVSTHPDYVEEMLQVAALQGRLGLREKQRRWLERAVALHPRSDEARQALAKLVGQDKPAPRSTPPRAPPVAVPVDPVPDNAGRLPKRAAQLE, from the coding sequence ATGAAGAAGACGTTGCTCACCGCGCTGCTGCTGCTGAGCGTCCCGGCCCAGGCGGCCCCTCGGGCAGCCCCCCGCGTGGCCCGTGCGTCCGTTTCCGCCGAGTCCGCCACCGAGTCCATCCTTCCCCCGGCCCCGCCCTTCTCCGAGGACATCCAGCGCGCGTTGGATGAGCTGGTGCGCGCCGAGCTCGCCCGCGGCCCCCACGCGGGGCTGTCGGTGGGCGTGCTGCACGCGGGCAAGCGCTGGACGCGGGGCTATGGGTGGAGGGACCTCGCCCACCGGCTGCCCGCCACGCCCCGGACGACCTACCGGATGGCGTCCATCACCAAGTCCTTCACCGCCGTGGCCGTGCTCCAGCTCGCCCAACAGGGAAAGCTCGGGCTCGACGCGGAGATCCAATCGCTCGTGCCGGCCTTCCCCCCGAAGGAGTGGCCCGTCACCGTACGCGAGCTGCTCGGGCACCTGGGCGGCGTGCCGAACTACGACGGGCCCGAGTCCTCCAACAACGTGCGCCACCTGGACACCGCGGGCGCCCTCGCGCTCTTCGTCCAGAAGCCCCTGGTGGCCGAGCCCGGCACGAAGTTCGTCTACACCACCTGGGGCTACAACCTGCTCGGCGCCGCCGTGGAGACGGCCTCGGGCCAGGGCTATGGCGACTACCTGCGCGAGCACGTCTTCGAGCCCGCCGGCATGCGCCACGCGGCGCTGGACGACTACCGCACGCGCGACCGGCAGCACGCCGTGGGCTACCGCCTGGAGAAGCGGCAGCTCCTGCCCTCGCAGTACCTGGATGTCTCCAGCCGCTTCGCCGGCGGAGGCACGCGCGCCTCGGTGGAGGATCTGCTCGCCTTCGGGCAGGCCATGCTCCAACACAAGCTCGTCACCGCGGACACCGCGCGCCTCATGCAGACGTCCATGAGCACCCGCGAGGGCCAGCTCACCGACTATGGCATGGGCTTCGCCGCCTACCCGCTGCGCGGCCACTACACGGTGACGCACGCCGGCGGGCAGCCCGAGACGAGCACGCTGCTGGTGCTGCTCCCCGCCGAGGACGTCGTGCTCGCGCTCGCCACCAACCTGGAGAACGACGCGAAGCGGCTGCGGCGTGTGTCCAGCCGCATCCTCGAGACGCTGCTGGAGGACGGGCAGGTGCGCCGCGAGGCCTCGCTGGAGGATCCGGTGGACGCCGTGGTGCACGAGGGCCTCGCCCGGCTCTTCACCTATGGGCTCGCCTACCACCAGTGGGCGACACGCGGGCCCGGCGTCCTCCCCGAGCCGGGTGACTTGAGCGCGGCCTTCACCCAGGTGAGCACGTTGCTCGACCGCGCGCGCATCTCCGAGAACCCCCAGGAGGCGATGGCGCGCGTGCGCGAGGGCCATCACCCCCTCGCGGACTCACTCCTCATCCGCGTGGGCGCGCACATGGCCCGCACGCTGGAGCAGGTGGAGGGAGCCCAGGCACTGCTCGACCAGCCCCGGCGGGGCCCGCTCGCCTTCTTCAACGCCTATGTCGCCGCGTGCGAGCGGGTGAACTGCCCCGCGCCGCTGCGCTTTGGCGAGTCCCTGCGCGAGGACGCGCGGCGCTACGAGCAGGACTGGCGGCGCTCGCAAGTGTCCGAGTTGCTGCACGTCCGGCTGGACGAGGTGGCCCGCCCCGAGACGCTCTGGCCCACGCTGGAGGCGGCCACGGCGGGCGTGTCGACCCACCCGGACTACGTGGAGGAGATGCTGCAGGTCGCCGCGCTCCAGGGCCGCCTGGGACTGCGCGAGAAGCAGCGGCGCTGGCTCGAGCGCGCCGTGGCCCTCCACCCGCGCTCGGACGAGGCCCGGCAGGCGCTCGCGAAGCTCGTGGGACAGGACAAGCCGGCCCCCCGGAGCACCCCTCCCCGCGCGCCTCCGGTCGCGGTTCCCGTGGACCCCGTGCCGGACAACGCCGGGCGCCTGCCGAAGCGCGCCGCCCAGTTGGAGTAG
- a CDS encoding GDSL-type esterase/lipase family protein, producing MIDASRDQRWRLLPLVPLLVCVLAWAPTLPKPSPRALQLAALGKKLGTRPPRLENPCVTPADGSCERTALAPFFESLNALATGTASAPTVIAAFGNSLIAGDRIVDILREELGATFGDAGRGVLLADRLASYGPRVRSGLAQGGWEPRTLGEMKLAELPFGISGVYHQAASKARSRFALEGEAQATLWWFDAPGSGPLYVHVDGQPLTTTLPLGTGEAHSQRFKLPAGARSLELVAEGGGAVVQGLVLQHSRPGIVLDTLGVPSADANLFLRAREDLFRAQLAERAPRLLLFILGGNEAKRLEWRRSELDEVETGLRTLVRRSRAAVPDAACLVVGPIDAVRGGTGPQRLVQRPFLDEVITLERKIALDEGCAFFDMFSAMGGSGAISRFAQAGLVHDDLVHPRGKGLDLLGQLLTDALLRAWVDAGPAPERPPEPPAEPPSEHSTESLP from the coding sequence ATGATCGACGCATCCCGTGACCAGCGGTGGAGGCTCCTCCCGCTCGTCCCCCTTCTCGTGTGCGTGCTCGCCTGGGCGCCCACGCTGCCCAAGCCCTCGCCCCGCGCGCTCCAACTGGCCGCGCTCGGCAAGAAGCTCGGCACCCGGCCGCCCCGGCTGGAGAACCCCTGCGTCACCCCGGCGGACGGCTCCTGCGAGCGCACCGCCCTCGCTCCCTTCTTCGAGTCGCTCAACGCCCTCGCCACGGGCACCGCCTCCGCCCCCACCGTCATCGCCGCGTTCGGCAACTCGCTCATCGCTGGAGACCGCATCGTCGACATCCTGCGCGAGGAACTGGGCGCCACCTTCGGCGACGCGGGCCGGGGCGTGCTGCTCGCGGATCGGCTCGCGTCCTATGGGCCCCGCGTCCGCTCGGGTCTCGCCCAGGGCGGTTGGGAGCCGCGCACGCTCGGGGAGATGAAGCTCGCCGAGCTGCCCTTCGGCATCAGCGGCGTCTACCACCAGGCCGCCTCCAAGGCCCGGAGCCGCTTCGCGCTGGAGGGTGAGGCCCAGGCCACCCTGTGGTGGTTCGATGCGCCCGGCAGCGGCCCGCTGTACGTCCACGTCGACGGCCAGCCCCTCACCACCACCCTGCCCCTGGGCACCGGCGAGGCCCATTCCCAGCGCTTCAAGCTCCCCGCGGGCGCGCGCTCCCTCGAACTCGTCGCCGAGGGCGGGGGCGCCGTGGTGCAGGGGCTCGTCCTGCAGCACTCCCGCCCCGGCATCGTGCTCGACACGCTCGGCGTGCCCTCCGCGGACGCGAACCTCTTCCTGCGCGCGCGAGAGGACCTCTTCCGCGCCCAGCTCGCCGAGCGCGCCCCGCGCCTGCTGCTCTTCATCCTCGGCGGCAACGAGGCCAAGCGCCTGGAGTGGCGCCGCTCGGAGCTCGACGAGGTCGAGACGGGTCTGCGCACCCTGGTGCGCCGCTCGCGCGCCGCCGTGCCGGACGCGGCCTGTCTCGTGGTCGGCCCCATTGACGCGGTGCGCGGAGGCACCGGTCCCCAGCGGCTCGTGCAGCGGCCCTTCCTGGACGAGGTCATCACCCTGGAGCGGAAGATCGCCCTCGACGAGGGCTGTGCCTTCTTCGACATGTTCTCCGCCATGGGCGGCTCGGGCGCCATCTCGCGCTTCGCCCAGGCCGGGCTCGTCCACGACGACCTCGTCCACCCGCGCGGCAAGGGGTTGGACCTGCTCGGACAACTCCTCACCGACGCGCTCCTGCGCGCCTGGGTGGACGCGGGCCCGGCCCCGGAACGTCCACCCGAGCCCCCCGCAGAGCCCCCTTCAGAGCACTCCACGGAGAGCCTCCCATGA